One window of the Runella slithyformis DSM 19594 genome contains the following:
- a CDS encoding ABC transporter permease, whose translation MPPKPPRLADRFLRFFCAPHLIEEVQGDLHEEFAYRAKRIGERRARWRYWRDVMGFFQPRYLKRKPSEFPKTYLYSPTMLQNYFKIAIRNLLKHRTFSLINITGLAVGLVCCLAIGLYVWDEYQYDRAVPQFERIYRITERQKQATGLYNTAVTPGPLAPALKNDFPEITETVRIGAWSGLLLYGQTAVEPEAMRVVDPSFLPFFGIKLLQGDPRTVLSSPDEVVISEAVAERFFGKNWRMQSLPGKTLQYGNDRLLRLTGIVENTPARSHLNYDVLLPFKYFELNDKWSYNWSSNNYHTYLKIRPDANVTAFAQKLAGQLKKYDNGNETPLLLQPLQDIHLHSDFDFGTDWGKHGNIRYVRIFIVVGLIVLLIALFNFINLSTARATQRAREVGVRKSVGALRSSLIAQFWGESLLMTSLALGIGLVLLHSLMPFFNDLSGKVMTLPFQEPLFWASMVGVLLFISFLTGWYPAFYLSSFRPVSVLKGIFDKKSGADFRKILVVTQFVMSIILIIGTVGLYQQLQFMQNKNLGFDKEQLLYVRLKGDVREKALLLKDLLTNQSSIASVTATTSTLVNMQNTSYIEWAGKTPKNEFLITQMNVDADFLKTTGMTLAAGRNFSAAVASDTSNKYGTYLLNETAARRMGWTPQQALGKKVNFWGLDGEIVGVLRDFHFRPMSVKIEPFIVRFRPKERYFNLLVKTRPNQTQRALADIARSYKKLEPDQPFSYGFVHQDLERQYAVEQRIGQLLLSFSILAIVIACLGLFGLVTFTAEQRIKEIGIRKVMGASVANITGLLSKDFIKLVLIANGIAFPLAYYGLNHWLQDFEYRIGIEWWIFAVAGVSAIGISLLTVSFQAIKAALMNPAKSLKTE comes from the coding sequence ATGCCGCCTAAACCCCCTCGCCTCGCTGACCGCTTTTTGCGTTTTTTCTGCGCTCCTCATTTAATCGAAGAAGTGCAGGGAGATCTGCACGAAGAATTTGCCTACCGGGCCAAACGCATTGGCGAACGGCGCGCCCGTTGGCGATATTGGCGGGACGTCATGGGATTTTTTCAGCCTCGGTACCTTAAACGAAAGCCCTCCGAATTTCCAAAAACTTATTTATACAGCCCGACTATGCTACAGAACTATTTCAAAATCGCCATTCGTAACCTCCTGAAACACCGTACCTTCTCGCTTATCAACATCACCGGCTTGGCCGTCGGGCTGGTTTGCTGTCTGGCCATTGGACTGTATGTGTGGGATGAGTACCAATACGACCGTGCCGTACCGCAGTTTGAACGGATATACCGAATCACGGAAAGGCAAAAACAAGCCACCGGACTTTATAACACCGCCGTAACGCCCGGCCCGCTGGCGCCCGCACTCAAAAATGATTTTCCCGAAATCACCGAAACGGTTCGCATTGGAGCATGGTCGGGACTGCTCCTCTACGGGCAAACGGCGGTTGAACCGGAAGCTATGCGGGTCGTTGACCCTTCCTTTCTGCCTTTTTTCGGCATCAAGCTATTACAGGGAGATCCGAGAACGGTTTTATCCTCCCCCGATGAAGTAGTGATCAGCGAAGCCGTCGCGGAGCGTTTTTTCGGGAAAAACTGGCGCATGCAATCTCTGCCCGGCAAAACCCTCCAATACGGCAATGATCGTCTGCTTCGTTTAACAGGCATTGTTGAAAACACGCCGGCGCGTTCGCATCTTAACTACGACGTGTTGCTTCCCTTCAAATACTTTGAGTTAAATGATAAGTGGAGCTATAATTGGAGCAGTAATAATTACCATACCTATCTCAAGATCAGGCCCGATGCCAACGTAACTGCTTTTGCGCAGAAATTGGCCGGACAGTTAAAAAAGTACGATAACGGCAACGAAACACCGCTTTTGCTGCAACCCCTGCAAGACATTCATTTGCATTCCGACTTCGATTTCGGGACGGATTGGGGCAAACACGGCAACATCCGCTACGTCCGAATTTTTATTGTCGTGGGGTTGATCGTATTGCTCATTGCCCTGTTCAATTTTATCAATTTATCTACTGCACGGGCCACGCAACGGGCGCGGGAAGTGGGCGTTCGTAAAAGCGTTGGTGCCTTACGTTCAAGCCTGATCGCGCAGTTTTGGGGTGAATCATTACTGATGACTTCGCTGGCGTTGGGCATTGGCTTGGTACTGCTTCACTCACTGATGCCTTTTTTCAATGATTTGTCCGGCAAAGTAATGACGCTGCCGTTCCAAGAGCCCCTCTTTTGGGCTTCCATGGTCGGTGTATTACTCTTTATCAGTTTTCTGACCGGATGGTATCCCGCTTTTTATCTTTCGTCTTTTCGCCCCGTCAGCGTGTTGAAAGGTATTTTCGATAAAAAGTCCGGTGCAGACTTTCGGAAAATCCTGGTTGTGACCCAGTTTGTAATGTCCATCATTTTGATCATCGGTACGGTGGGGTTGTACCAACAGTTGCAATTCATGCAAAACAAAAATTTGGGCTTTGATAAAGAGCAGTTGCTCTATGTGCGACTCAAAGGCGATGTGCGCGAAAAGGCGCTGCTGCTGAAAGATTTACTGACAAATCAGAGCAGTATTGCCTCGGTAACGGCTACCACAAGTACGTTGGTCAATATGCAAAACACTTCGTATATCGAATGGGCCGGAAAGACCCCCAAGAATGAATTTTTGATCACCCAAATGAACGTTGACGCCGATTTTCTGAAAACAACCGGCATGACGCTCGCCGCCGGGCGCAACTTCTCTGCCGCCGTTGCAAGCGACACAAGTAACAAATACGGAACCTATCTTCTTAACGAAACTGCCGCCCGCCGCATGGGTTGGACACCTCAACAGGCGCTCGGCAAAAAGGTGAATTTTTGGGGACTGGACGGAGAAATCGTAGGAGTACTGCGCGATTTTCATTTTCGTCCGATGAGCGTTAAAATTGAACCGTTCATTGTTCGTTTTCGCCCTAAAGAAAGGTACTTCAACCTGCTGGTCAAAACACGCCCCAACCAAACACAACGTGCCTTGGCCGACATTGCCCGATCCTATAAAAAATTGGAACCTGATCAGCCGTTCAGTTATGGGTTTGTCCATCAGGACTTAGAGCGCCAATACGCCGTTGAGCAACGCATCGGTCAGCTGCTTTTGAGCTTTTCCATTCTCGCCATCGTGATTGCCTGTTTGGGATTATTCGGCTTGGTCACCTTCACGGCCGAACAGCGTATCAAAGAAATCGGCATCCGAAAAGTGATGGGGGCTTCCGTGGCAAACATTACCGGTTTGCTGTCCAAAGACTTTATCAAACTCGTGTTGATCGCCAACGGCATCGCGTTTCCATTGGCCTATTACGGACTTAACCACTGGTTACAGGATTTTGAGTACCGCATCGGGATCGAATGGTGGATTTTTGCCGTGGCGGGCGTTTCGGCCATTGGAATATCCCTGCTGACGGTGAGTTTTCAGGCCATTAAAGCCGCCTTGATGAATCCGGCAAAATCGTTAAAAACGGAATAA
- a CDS encoding ABC transporter permease: MFRNYLIITLRTLAHNKVYSAINVIGLSIGLAAAMLIMLYTKDEVSYDQFHANNPHIYRITSKSITPEGVERPDGNTGHFQGPKFSAGVPEIRSFVRYKADRRDIKKGTEIKSYESFVADSSFFSIFSFPLKSGNPTMALKDPQSVVISEKMAEQHFGTTDALGKTLFVKDSFGDGSQFGPYTVTGITKNCPQNSSIKFDVLFPNVVSKEEIESNENWFNIFQNTFVVLQPNADLKKVEATMNRIYLADAKESIKRMAEKYGEKNKVVYALQPFTDMHLSKELPAQNGLQDSSNPMFSYILSGIALFILLIACINFVNLTVARSLKRAKEIGVRKVVGGGRVQLILQFLGESFMLCFAAFTLSLALVQLTLPIFNDLSNKALSFTYLLDFTLIMGFVGLFIITGLLAGFYPALVLSNYSPVQTLYSRFKLSGKNYLQKGLVIIQFSLASFLIIATLTIYSQFNYLTHKDLGYNDKNIITIDKSRMSRNEAKLLKEELLKHPAIVDAAPKNGGSWGTVAKVNGETQQNFAYETVDATYFPMLQIPIIKGRNFSPDFPSDSTKAVLVNETFVKKAGWKKPLGQTVDFWYNEGEKYTVIGVVKDHHFESLNAEIQPQLFTMKPGNLYGKVFLKIKPGTETAALGHLEKTYKKLFPISPYEYKFMDEENIKRYEAEAKWKQIMLFGAILTIFISCIGLFGLATLSAERRTKEIGIRKVLGASVASITALLSGDFLKLVSFSFIFAFPAAYYAIKEWLQNYPYRIDISAWTFVIAAALSILIAFFTVSFQSVRAAMSNPVKSLKSE; this comes from the coding sequence ATGTTTCGCAATTACCTAATCATCACCCTTCGCACCTTGGCGCACAACAAGGTGTATTCGGCCATCAATGTCATCGGTTTGAGCATTGGCCTGGCGGCCGCCATGCTGATCATGCTGTATACCAAAGACGAGGTCAGCTACGATCAATTTCATGCCAATAATCCGCACATTTACCGGATAACGAGCAAATCCATCACGCCGGAAGGTGTGGAAAGACCTGACGGTAATACCGGACATTTCCAAGGTCCCAAGTTCAGCGCCGGCGTGCCGGAAATACGCTCTTTTGTGCGTTACAAAGCCGACCGCAGGGATATTAAGAAGGGAACGGAAATCAAAAGCTATGAATCGTTTGTGGCAGACAGCAGTTTTTTCTCCATTTTTTCCTTTCCTCTGAAAAGCGGCAACCCTACCATGGCCCTCAAAGACCCTCAATCAGTGGTGATTTCAGAAAAAATGGCCGAACAACATTTCGGAACAACGGATGCTTTAGGAAAAACCCTATTCGTGAAAGATTCCTTTGGCGACGGAAGCCAATTTGGGCCTTATACCGTGACCGGTATTACTAAAAATTGCCCCCAAAACTCCTCTATTAAATTTGATGTGCTTTTTCCTAACGTGGTGAGTAAGGAGGAAATAGAGAGCAACGAAAACTGGTTCAATATTTTTCAGAACACCTTTGTGGTGCTTCAACCCAATGCCGATCTGAAAAAGGTCGAAGCCACCATGAATCGGATCTACCTGGCCGATGCCAAAGAAAGCATTAAAAGGATGGCCGAGAAATACGGTGAAAAAAATAAGGTAGTTTATGCCTTGCAACCTTTTACAGACATGCACTTAAGCAAAGAACTGCCCGCCCAAAACGGTCTGCAAGACAGCAGCAACCCCATGTTTTCATACATTTTGAGCGGCATTGCGCTTTTCATTCTGCTGATCGCCTGCATCAATTTCGTCAATCTGACCGTAGCGCGTTCGCTCAAACGCGCCAAAGAGATCGGTGTTCGCAAAGTAGTGGGCGGCGGCCGCGTACAGCTCATCCTACAGTTTTTGGGCGAGTCCTTTATGCTGTGTTTTGCCGCTTTTACGCTTTCATTGGCCTTGGTACAACTGACCCTGCCCATCTTCAACGACCTTTCCAACAAAGCACTTTCGTTTACGTACCTGCTTGATTTTACATTGATCATGGGATTTGTCGGTTTATTTATCATTACGGGTTTGCTGGCCGGATTTTATCCGGCGTTGGTCTTGTCCAATTACAGCCCTGTGCAGACCCTTTACAGCCGCTTCAAGCTTTCGGGCAAAAATTACCTGCAAAAAGGCTTGGTCATCATTCAATTTTCCCTCGCTTCGTTTTTGATCATTGCTACACTGACCATCTATTCGCAGTTTAATTACCTGACCCACAAAGACTTGGGATACAACGATAAAAATATAATTACGATTGATAAATCCCGGATGAGTCGCAACGAGGCAAAACTGCTGAAAGAAGAGTTGCTGAAACACCCCGCCATCGTGGATGCAGCCCCCAAAAATGGCGGCTCTTGGGGCACTGTGGCGAAAGTAAACGGCGAAACCCAGCAGAACTTCGCCTACGAAACGGTTGATGCCACTTATTTTCCGATGTTACAAATTCCCATTATTAAAGGGCGCAATTTTTCCCCTGATTTCCCGTCGGATTCTACCAAAGCCGTATTGGTCAACGAGACATTTGTGAAAAAAGCCGGCTGGAAAAAGCCCCTCGGACAAACGGTTGATTTTTGGTACAATGAAGGAGAAAAATATACCGTCATTGGCGTGGTCAAAGACCATCATTTTGAGTCGTTGAACGCCGAGATCCAACCGCAACTGTTTACCATGAAGCCCGGCAACCTTTACGGAAAGGTATTCCTCAAAATCAAGCCCGGTACAGAAACCGCCGCTTTGGGCCACTTGGAAAAAACCTATAAAAAGCTGTTTCCCATTAGCCCTTACGAATACAAATTCATGGACGAAGAAAACATCAAACGCTACGAAGCCGAGGCCAAATGGAAACAGATCATGCTCTTTGGAGCCATTTTGACCATTTTTATTTCCTGCATCGGGTTGTTTGGACTGGCTACGCTTTCGGCCGAACGGCGCACCAAAGAGATTGGCATTCGGAAAGTACTGGGGGCATCGGTGGCGAGCATCACGGCTTTACTTTCAGGCGACTTTCTAAAACTCGTGAGTTTCTCCTTCATTTTTGCTTTCCCGGCGGCTTATTATGCCATTAAAGAATGGCTGCAAAACTACCCCTACCGCATCGACATCAGCGCGTGGACGTTTGTGATAGCTGCGGCGTTGTCTATTCTGATTGCCTTTTTTACCGTTAGTTTTCAGTCTGTCAGAGCAGCTATGAGCAATCCGGTGAAATCGCTGAAATCGGAATAA
- a CDS encoding ABC transporter permease: protein MLRNYFKIAFRNLVKNKVYSFLNIAGLSAGMAVAILIGLWMWDEVSFNKYHQNYDRIVQVMQHVTNNGEVQTWPNTPLPLAEELRKSYGSDFRYVTVSQEAYCILSYGEKKFSKKGAYFEPQITEMLTLKMLKGTRDGLKTPNAVLLSESVAKTFFGEADPLDKILKIDNRTDVKVTGVYEDLPRNSDFHDLTFIAPWQLYYTTNEWVRTMPDPWRPNAFHIYAQLIPKADVAAVSHKIKDAKLNRVSKELARKKPEVFLHPMSQWHLYSEFKNGVNVGGRIQYVWLFGISGLFVLLLACINFMNLSTARSEKRAKEVGVRKAVGSLRAQIVYQFFVEALLMVLFSFALALLLAQLILPFFNSLADKTVSIPWENPWCWAIGLGFSVLCGLVAGSYPALYLSSFQPIKILKGSGFKAGRWAATPRKALVVIQFTVSVTLIIGTVIVFRQIQFAQNRPMGYDSNGLVVLPMYTSEIHTHFDAVKSELTQSGAITEIAEAGSPPTENWSSTSTIEWKDKDPNLSIDFQVITVSFDYGKTIGWSIREGRDFSKKFSTDSSGLILNEAAATFMGLTNPIGETIKWYGAPYKVIGVVKDMIIQSPYQQIKPTIYHLTTEPGGVMIVKINPLAGAQEALSKTETVFRKFNPAQPFEYQFVNEEYAKKFDNEKRIGQLATFFAILAIFISCLGIFGLASFMAEQRTKEIGIRKVLGASVANLWQMLSKEFVILVLISCVISAPISYSFLQEWLRKYTYRTELSWWIFVAAGVGALCITLLTVSYQSIKAALMNPVKSLRNE, encoded by the coding sequence ATGCTACGCAACTATTTTAAAATCGCTTTTCGCAATCTTGTCAAAAACAAGGTCTATTCTTTTCTCAACATTGCCGGCCTATCGGCCGGAATGGCTGTGGCGATACTCATCGGCCTTTGGATGTGGGACGAAGTTTCGTTCAACAAATACCACCAAAACTACGACCGTATTGTGCAGGTCATGCAACACGTGACCAACAACGGTGAAGTACAAACGTGGCCCAATACGCCGCTTCCGCTCGCCGAAGAACTCCGCAAAAGTTACGGAAGCGACTTCAGGTACGTGACGGTGTCGCAGGAAGCCTACTGTATCCTTTCGTATGGCGAGAAGAAATTCAGTAAGAAAGGCGCCTATTTTGAGCCTCAAATTACCGAGATGCTGACCCTGAAAATGTTGAAAGGAACAAGAGACGGCCTTAAAACCCCCAACGCTGTTCTGCTGTCGGAATCCGTTGCCAAAACTTTTTTCGGAGAGGCTGACCCTTTGGATAAAATCCTGAAAATAGATAACCGAACGGATGTAAAAGTAACGGGAGTGTACGAAGATCTGCCCCGGAACTCCGACTTTCACGACCTGACCTTTATCGCCCCGTGGCAATTGTATTACACTACAAACGAATGGGTCAGAACAATGCCCGACCCCTGGCGGCCCAATGCATTTCATATTTACGCCCAACTCATTCCCAAGGCTGACGTCGCGGCGGTTTCACACAAGATCAAAGACGCGAAGCTGAACAGGGTAAGTAAGGAATTGGCCCGAAAAAAGCCGGAGGTCTTTCTGCATCCCATGAGTCAGTGGCATTTATATTCTGAATTTAAAAACGGGGTAAACGTGGGCGGCAGGATCCAATACGTGTGGCTGTTTGGTATCAGCGGGCTGTTTGTGTTGTTGTTGGCCTGCATCAATTTCATGAATTTGAGTACCGCCCGTTCCGAAAAACGCGCCAAGGAAGTGGGGGTCCGCAAGGCGGTCGGCTCACTTCGTGCCCAGATCGTGTATCAATTTTTCGTTGAGGCCCTTTTAATGGTATTGTTTTCCTTTGCCCTGGCTTTGCTTTTGGCACAACTCATTTTGCCCTTTTTCAACAGTCTGGCCGACAAAACCGTGTCTATCCCGTGGGAGAATCCTTGGTGTTGGGCGATAGGCTTGGGCTTCAGTGTCCTTTGCGGATTGGTGGCCGGCAGCTATCCGGCTTTGTATTTATCATCGTTTCAACCCATTAAAATTCTGAAAGGGTCCGGCTTTAAAGCCGGAAGATGGGCAGCCACTCCACGTAAGGCATTGGTAGTCATTCAATTTACCGTTTCCGTGACGCTGATCATCGGTACCGTCATTGTATTTCGCCAAATTCAGTTTGCACAAAATCGTCCAATGGGTTATGACAGTAACGGTTTAGTGGTGCTGCCCATGTATACTTCCGAAATTCATACCCATTTTGACGCCGTAAAAAGTGAATTGACCCAATCGGGGGCCATCACCGAAATAGCCGAAGCCGGAAGTCCCCCAACGGAGAATTGGTCAAGCACAAGCACGATTGAATGGAAAGACAAAGACCCGAACCTGTCCATTGATTTTCAGGTAATCACCGTTTCATTCGACTACGGCAAAACCATCGGCTGGTCGATCAGAGAGGGACGCGATTTTTCCAAAAAATTTTCCACAGACTCCTCGGGCCTGATCCTCAACGAAGCCGCGGCAACGTTTATGGGCTTAACAAATCCGATAGGCGAAACCATTAAGTGGTACGGAGCCCCCTACAAAGTGATTGGTGTGGTGAAAGACATGATCATACAGTCCCCCTATCAACAGATAAAACCTACGATTTATCATTTGACCACGGAACCGGGAGGCGTGATGATCGTAAAAATCAACCCTTTGGCGGGGGCGCAGGAAGCATTGAGCAAGACAGAAACGGTTTTCAGGAAGTTTAATCCCGCCCAACCGTTTGAATATCAATTTGTGAATGAGGAATATGCCAAAAAATTCGACAATGAAAAGCGCATCGGCCAACTCGCCACTTTTTTTGCCATTCTGGCCATTTTTATCAGTTGCCTGGGGATTTTCGGACTCGCCTCTTTCATGGCCGAGCAGCGCACCAAAGAGATCGGGATCCGAAAAGTACTGGGGGCATCCGTAGCCAACCTGTGGCAAATGCTCTCCAAAGAATTTGTCATTTTGGTCCTCATTTCGTGCGTCATTTCTGCTCCGATCTCCTATTCTTTCTTACAGGAATGGCTCCGGAAATACACCTATCGCACCGAGCTGTCGTGGTGGATCTTTGTGGCGGCCGGCGTAGGAGCATTGTGCATCACCCTTCTGACCGTCAGCTATCAATCCATCAAAGCTGCCCTGATGAATCCGGTAAAGAGTTTGCGAAATGAATAA
- a CDS encoding sugar phosphate isomerase/epimerase family protein: MKHIKQYLLCGLLLSLGALSVQAQKTPEDKAGWKLGSQAYSFRLFSFADALRKIDSCGLKYVEAFPGQTIGGGIEGKMDFTMDAATRTAVKKLVKDKGLTIVAYGVVNPKTDAEWATLFEFAKDMGVLNINTEPSPAQMPLVRKLAEQYKINVALHNHPKPSRYWHPDTVLAAIGGSKYVGSCSDIGHWVRSGLDPVECLKKLNGHVLGMHFKDVKKDTPEGRYHDVVWSTGDCKVAEVIAEMKRQNFKGPISVEYEYHWENNGPEIAESVKNFRQIYSRTK, translated from the coding sequence ATGAAACACATCAAACAGTATCTCCTGTGCGGACTTCTGCTCTCATTAGGAGCTTTATCAGTACAGGCACAGAAAACACCCGAAGACAAAGCGGGCTGGAAACTTGGCTCGCAAGCCTATTCGTTTCGCTTGTTTTCGTTTGCCGATGCCCTTCGCAAAATTGACAGTTGCGGTCTCAAATACGTAGAAGCTTTTCCCGGCCAAACCATCGGCGGGGGGATCGAAGGAAAAATGGATTTCACCATGGACGCGGCTACGCGTACCGCGGTGAAGAAGTTGGTAAAAGACAAAGGTCTGACGATTGTGGCCTATGGGGTAGTTAACCCTAAGACCGATGCCGAATGGGCAACTTTGTTTGAATTTGCCAAAGACATGGGAGTATTGAACATCAATACCGAACCTTCGCCGGCACAAATGCCGTTGGTGCGGAAATTGGCCGAGCAGTACAAGATCAACGTAGCCCTGCACAATCACCCCAAACCGTCGCGTTATTGGCATCCGGATACCGTGCTGGCGGCGATTGGCGGCAGCAAATACGTCGGTTCCTGCTCCGACATCGGGCATTGGGTACGCTCGGGCCTTGATCCGGTGGAATGTCTCAAAAAACTGAACGGGCACGTATTGGGAATGCACTTCAAAGACGTGAAAAAAGACACCCCCGAAGGCCGCTACCATGACGTAGTGTGGAGCACCGGCGATTGCAAAGTAGCCGAAGTCATTGCCGAAATGAAACGCCAAAACTTCAAAGGCCCGATCTCGGTAGAATACGAATACCACTGGGAAAACAACGGCCCCGAAATCGCCGAAAGTGTGAAGAATTTCAGACAGATTTACAGCAGAACAAAATAA
- a CDS encoding PadR family transcriptional regulator: protein MKRTYLGEFEEIVLLTVAVLNGQAYGVVLMHEIIERTGRSVRLNQVHSALQRLEEKGMVRSEMGEATNERGGRRKRLFSVTAYGHRTLQEIQEVRLSFWQRLAHPLKFSV from the coding sequence ATGAAACGGACCTATTTGGGAGAATTTGAAGAAATCGTTTTACTGACGGTTGCCGTGCTGAATGGACAGGCTTACGGCGTAGTGCTTATGCACGAGATCATTGAACGAACGGGCCGCAGTGTACGTCTGAATCAGGTGCATTCGGCACTGCAACGCCTGGAAGAAAAGGGAATGGTTCGATCGGAAATGGGCGAAGCTACCAACGAACGCGGCGGCCGCCGCAAACGCCTGTTTTCGGTCACGGCCTACGGCCACCGTACATTGCAGGAAATTCAGGAAGTGCGGCTCAGCTTTTGGCAGCGTTTAGCCCATCCGTTGAAATTTTCCGTGTAA
- a CDS encoding class I SAM-dependent methyltransferase, producing the protein MEDSKRIVQEGYDRLGSRYRTHYEKSDPERYRHWLNELTKRLPARANVLELGCADGIPTARILSQHFVYRGIDLSPVQIKQARRNVPKAHFEVADMTALTFPEAAFEAVIALYSIIHVPLAEQPALINAVYRWLRPDGCFLCVVGDCEWTGTEPDWIEPGLRMYWSHTDADTYQSWFIETGFTVIERHFAAEGATGHTFFFLQK; encoded by the coding sequence ATGGAAGATTCTAAACGCATTGTACAGGAGGGATATGACCGGCTGGGAAGCCGCTACCGAACGCACTATGAAAAATCAGACCCGGAACGCTACCGTCATTGGTTAAACGAATTGACGAAGCGTTTGCCCGCTCGCGCCAACGTTCTTGAATTGGGCTGTGCCGACGGGATTCCGACGGCCCGTATTTTAAGTCAACATTTTGTCTATCGGGGAATCGACCTTTCCCCGGTTCAAATCAAGCAGGCCCGCCGTAACGTTCCGAAGGCTCATTTTGAGGTTGCGGATATGACAGCGCTGACCTTCCCTGAAGCTGCGTTTGAGGCGGTCATTGCATTGTATTCGATCATTCACGTTCCTTTGGCGGAACAACCTGCGCTTATCAACGCGGTTTACCGATGGCTGCGACCCGACGGCTGTTTTCTGTGCGTGGTGGGTGACTGCGAGTGGACAGGCACGGAACCGGACTGGATTGAACCCGGCCTCCGTATGTATTGGAGCCATACCGACGCAGATACGTATCAATCTTGGTTTATTGAAACGGGTTTTACGGTCATTGAGCGTCATTTTGCAGCCGAAGGTGCCACCGGCCATACGTTCTTTTTTCTGCAAAAATAG